One Campylobacter concisus DNA segment encodes these proteins:
- a CDS encoding D-alanine--D-alanine ligase produces MNLGVIFGAKSYEHEISIVSAIVLKNVLKQELKFIFCDANRDFYLIEQKDMRANFFSSGKYKNSKKLILSKGGFFMHSLFGDKKVECDVIINLIHGMDGEDGKIAALFDFYGIKYIGPRLEVSALSYNKELTKFLAQKAGVKALDYEMLTRQSEPKFHYPIILKPARLGSSIGVNIVHDASELAYAKDVAFEFDKDVLVEPFIKGVKEYNLAGCKINGKIKFSIIEEPKKKEFLDYEQKYLSFSNENKVKEAEISEELKQKLKFNFSKIYDCGFDGAIIRCDFFVIDDEVYLNEINPNPGSLANYLFEDFESTLNALANSLPRERNIKIDYSFINSITSVKGRGKI; encoded by the coding sequence ATGAATTTAGGTGTGATATTTGGAGCAAAGAGCTATGAACATGAGATAAGCATAGTTAGTGCGATAGTTTTAAAAAATGTCCTAAAACAAGAGCTAAAATTTATATTTTGCGACGCAAATAGAGATTTTTATCTTATCGAGCAAAAAGATATGAGAGCAAATTTCTTTAGCTCTGGTAAATACAAAAATTCAAAAAAGCTCATTTTGTCTAAAGGCGGATTTTTCATGCACTCTCTTTTTGGCGATAAAAAAGTAGAGTGCGATGTCATTATAAATCTGATCCATGGCATGGACGGCGAAGATGGCAAGATAGCTGCACTTTTTGACTTTTACGGCATAAAATATATAGGTCCAAGGCTTGAAGTAAGTGCGCTTAGCTACAACAAAGAGCTTACTAAATTTCTAGCACAAAAGGCTGGTGTAAAGGCGCTTGACTATGAGATGCTAACTCGTCAAAGTGAGCCAAAATTTCACTATCCTATTATCTTAAAGCCAGCAAGACTTGGAAGTAGCATCGGCGTAAATATAGTGCATGACGCCAGCGAGCTAGCTTATGCAAAAGACGTAGCATTTGAGTTTGATAAGGATGTGCTTGTCGAGCCTTTTATAAAGGGAGTAAAAGAGTACAACCTTGCAGGCTGTAAGATAAATGGGAAGATAAAATTTTCTATCATCGAAGAGCCAAAAAAGAAAGAATTTCTTGACTATGAGCAGAAATATCTTAGCTTTTCAAATGAAAACAAGGTAAAAGAGGCTGAAATTTCTGAGGAGCTAAAACAAAAGCTTAAATTTAACTTTTCAAAAATTTATGATTGTGGATTTGACGGAGCGATCATTAGATGCGACTTTTTTGTGATAGATGATGAGGTCTATCTAAATGAGATAAATCCAAATCCAGGAAGCCTTGCAAACTATCTATTTGAGGATTTTGAGAGCACTTTAAACGCTCTTGCAAACTCACTTCCAAGAGAACGTAATATAAAGATCGATTATAGCTTTATAAACTCGATCACTTCAGTAAAAGGTCGCGGAAAAATTTAG
- a CDS encoding type II toxin-antitoxin system Phd/YefM family antitoxin, with the protein MVTFTKDEIYTATEVVRNFSSVLSRVGANELKRAVIVKNNKFEAVLLNMEEYERLCEAVSVLESIYAAKKRENDGE; encoded by the coding sequence ATGGTAACTTTTACAAAAGACGAAATTTATACAGCAACTGAAGTGGTTAGAAATTTTAGTTCAGTGCTCTCTCGCGTGGGAGCCAATGAATTAAAAAGAGCGGTCATTGTTAAAAATAATAAATTTGAAGCAGTGCTTTTAAATATGGAAGAGTATGAGCGTCTTTGCGAAGCGGTGAGCGTGCTTGAGAGTATTTATGCTGCAAAAAAAAGAGAGAACGATGGCGAGTAG
- the cysS gene encoding cysteine--tRNA ligase, whose product MRIFDTSKREKVEFSPIKDGEASIYLCGPTVYDDAHLGHAKSAVSFDLLRRVLKALGYKVKFARNYTDIDDKILKKMDETGQSLEEITNKYIAHYESDMGALNVLDPDFKPKATQCLEAIISYIELLMDRGFAYKTSDGIYFDTNKDSGYFSISGKDNNTDLIARVASFGEKRDEKDFVLWKFDEKWYESPFGKGRPGWHTECVAMIREFLSDKENDKFEIDIHAGGIDLLFPHHENEASQCRCAYHKNLSKYWMHNGFIKVNNEKMSKSLNNSFFVKDALKNVHGEVLRYYLLTSHYRAHFNYSDEDLVASKKRLDKIYRLKKRVDGVQAGAINESFKNELLEALSDDLNASKALASIDEFVKAANERLDNSPKDKAYKAEVMANLELISEILGIAITNYVEYFQFGVSDEQKEQIKRLLDERAVAKKERNFARADEIRDELSSLNISIMDTPNGAVWEKNND is encoded by the coding sequence ATGCGAATTTTTGATACTTCTAAAAGAGAAAAGGTTGAGTTTAGCCCTATTAAAGATGGTGAAGCAAGCATCTATCTGTGCGGTCCAACGGTCTATGACGATGCGCATTTGGGACATGCAAAGTCAGCCGTTAGCTTTGATCTTTTAAGAAGAGTCTTAAAAGCGCTTGGCTACAAGGTCAAATTTGCAAGAAACTACACCGACATCGACGATAAAATTTTAAAGAAAATGGATGAAACTGGCCAAAGCCTAGAAGAGATCACAAACAAATATATAGCGCACTATGAGAGCGATATGGGCGCTTTAAACGTGCTTGATCCAGACTTTAAACCAAAGGCTACGCAGTGCTTGGAGGCGATCATTAGCTACATCGAGCTGCTTATGGATAGAGGCTTCGCGTATAAAACGAGTGATGGAATTTACTTTGATACGAACAAGGATAGTGGATATTTTAGCATTAGTGGCAAGGATAATAACACCGATCTAATCGCACGAGTGGCAAGTTTTGGTGAGAAAAGAGATGAAAAAGACTTCGTGCTTTGGAAATTTGACGAGAAATGGTACGAGAGCCCATTTGGCAAGGGTCGCCCTGGCTGGCACACCGAATGTGTGGCTATGATAAGAGAATTTCTAAGTGACAAAGAAAATGATAAATTTGAGATCGACATCCACGCTGGTGGCATCGATTTACTCTTTCCGCACCACGAAAACGAAGCAAGCCAGTGCAGATGCGCCTATCATAAAAATTTGAGCAAATACTGGATGCATAACGGCTTTATAAAAGTAAATAACGAAAAGATGAGTAAGAGCCTAAATAACAGCTTTTTCGTAAAAGACGCCCTAAAAAACGTTCATGGTGAAGTACTTAGATATTACTTGCTTACGAGCCATTACAGGGCGCATTTTAATTATTCAGATGAAGACTTAGTGGCTTCAAAAAAGAGGCTAGATAAAATTTATCGCCTTAAAAAAAGGGTTGATGGCGTGCAAGCAGGTGCAATAAATGAGAGCTTTAAAAATGAGCTACTTGAGGCACTAAGTGATGATCTAAACGCTTCAAAAGCACTTGCAAGTATTGATGAGTTTGTAAAAGCAGCAAACGAAAGGCTTGATAATAGCCCAAAAGATAAAGCCTACAAGGCCGAAGTGATGGCAAATTTAGAGCTGATAAGTGAAATTTTGGGCATTGCTATCACAAATTATGTTGAGTATTTTCAGTTTGGCGTAAGCGACGAGCAAAAAGAGCAAATTAAAAGACTTCTTGATGAGCGCGCGGTAGCCAAAAAAGAGAGAAATTTTGCAAGGGCTGATGAGATAAGAGATGAGCTTTCCAGTCTAAATATCTCTATCATGGATACACCAAACGGCGCAGTTTGGGAGAAAAACAATGACTAA
- a CDS encoding flagellar assembly protein A, which yields MSENVQENERFLPPTQIQTSTPYISLKELSKQHSVPVEFIDFKILDILTYYKNKDNEEPVFVPEENLDFFDDNVFYLDETLEIEQVYDVEFFDVRLNAVPKLPKIEIGVNSTVTKVVAKVKATKDCEYEQHYEDKLFEYIAKQLMKAQILIGIRIGKLKDELKQIASVVHVKGELDKDYILNITQGINPKKATDAKILYYYKDKLDAIKEEDKIDYADRGFVFGVAQDEVIMEEKKSHEGQNGRDARGKLLAVEKPKEDTGKEISISENIERVENDDSIIYIAKKSGYVVEKNGSFDIEERIEINEANFKTTGSIQAGTDTNVTLVVRETDTIKDAIGTGIIVEADEIEVKGNVGANAMVKANEVIIGGQTHQKAKIYAKNAKISIHIGKVEAENVEIDRLEGGNVVAKRVKINSVVGGSITAQNIQINTLGSNCTITASHLIDVRYLRGTDNKFIIDTSKMPESAEATQEQLNKIEYTKAELASLLKNIETKKNVINENKDSIYTIKAKVEELSKAKVIPPVTFMKKLKEYQGLVNEYNTLLKIFKDKKELLATLKDELEIMQNGIFSAKVINRGNWVELNEIRFVIVDPPQNVTYISKQNETAHAITLEKIGDGDEAEYKIKKSNKLEDYTDTNF from the coding sequence TTGAGCGAGAACGTGCAAGAAAACGAGAGATTTTTACCGCCAACGCAAATTCAAACTTCAACGCCTTATATATCGCTTAAAGAACTAAGCAAGCAACACAGCGTACCGGTAGAATTTATAGATTTTAAAATTTTAGATATTTTGACTTATTATAAAAATAAAGATAATGAAGAGCCAGTTTTTGTCCCTGAAGAAAATTTAGACTTTTTTGATGATAATGTATTTTATCTTGACGAGACACTAGAGATTGAGCAGGTCTATGATGTGGAATTTTTTGATGTTAGGCTAAATGCTGTGCCAAAGCTTCCAAAGATAGAGATTGGTGTAAATTCAACGGTTACAAAAGTAGTCGCAAAGGTAAAAGCCACAAAAGATTGTGAATACGAACAGCATTACGAAGATAAACTTTTTGAATATATCGCCAAACAGCTTATGAAAGCTCAAATTTTAATAGGTATAAGGATCGGCAAACTAAAAGATGAGTTAAAACAAATCGCCTCAGTTGTGCATGTAAAGGGCGAACTTGATAAAGACTACATACTAAACATAACACAAGGTATAAATCCCAAAAAAGCTACCGATGCAAAGATACTTTACTACTACAAAGATAAACTTGATGCGATAAAAGAGGAAGATAAGATTGATTACGCTGATAGAGGTTTTGTTTTTGGCGTGGCACAAGATGAAGTGATAATGGAAGAGAAAAAGTCTCACGAAGGGCAAAATGGCCGTGATGCGAGAGGCAAATTATTAGCAGTAGAAAAGCCAAAAGAAGATACTGGCAAAGAGATAAGTATAAGCGAAAATATAGAGAGAGTAGAAAATGACGATAGCATAATATATATCGCTAAAAAATCAGGATATGTAGTTGAGAAAAATGGCTCATTTGATATTGAAGAGCGTATAGAGATAAATGAGGCAAATTTTAAAACAACTGGCTCTATTCAAGCAGGCACTGATACAAATGTGACTTTGGTGGTTAGGGAAACTGATACTATAAAAGACGCCATCGGCACTGGCATCATCGTGGAGGCTGACGAGATCGAGGTTAAAGGAAACGTCGGTGCAAATGCGATGGTTAAAGCAAATGAAGTAATAATCGGCGGTCAAACACACCAAAAGGCTAAAATTTATGCAAAGAATGCAAAAATTTCTATCCACATCGGTAAGGTTGAAGCTGAAAATGTCGAGATAGATAGGCTAGAAGGCGGAAATGTCGTAGCAAAAAGAGTTAAGATAAATAGCGTCGTTGGTGGCTCTATAACCGCTCAAAATATCCAAATAAATACGCTTGGCTCAAACTGCACTATCACAGCTTCACACTTAATAGACGTAAGATATTTAAGAGGCACTGACAATAAATTTATAATCGATACTAGCAAAATGCCTGAAAGTGCTGAGGCTACGCAAGAGCAATTAAATAAGATCGAATATACAAAAGCAGAGCTTGCCTCTCTTCTAAAAAATATTGAAACAAAGAAAAATGTCATAAATGAAAATAAAGACTCGATTTATACCATAAAAGCAAAGGTAGAAGAGCTCTCAAAAGCTAAAGTGATACCGCCAGTTACCTTTATGAAAAAGCTAAAAGAGTATCAAGGTCTAGTCAATGAATACAACACTTTGCTAAAAATTTTTAAAGATAAAAAAGAGTTGCTAGCTACCCTAAAAGATGAGCTTGAGATCATGCAAAATGGAATATTTTCTGCAAAAGTGATAAACAGAGGCAACTGGGTTGAATTAAATGAGATTAGATTTGTTATCGTTGATCCTCCACAAAATGTCACTTATATCTCAAAGCAAAATGAAACCGCTCATGCTATTACTTTGGAGAAGATCGGCGATGGCGATGAGGCTGAGTATAAGATCAAAAAGTCAAATAAATTAGAAGACTACACAGATACAAATTTCTAA
- a CDS encoding ABC transporter ATP-binding protein: MTNFGLKDVLKRFGPYFKDYIPHFILAFIGMGLASGGTAVSAYLVEPVLNKIFVEKNETLLYMLPCAIIAIYLLKNVGTFMQAYFTAYIGQDTIRRFREKMVENLLNLDMKFFNDFRTGELISRTTNDIERIRSIVSSIIPELIRELVTIIGLLCVVIYQSPKLAFFALVVMPLAIYPISRLAKKMKKISKKSQEKTSDITSALSEIFTNIEIIKANNAQKYEHSRFVEENNKFFKLNLKTVKIEQLVSPLMETIGSIGVAAVIIIGGKDVIDGNINMGAFFSFLTALFMLYTPLKRIVNIYNKMQDAIAASERTFFLMDKVSQIKDGQKELNEEINLIKFNDVRLSYGDKEILKGINLEANKSEFIALVGSSGGGKSSLMNLLMRFYDVNGGEILINDINLKDIKIHSLRQNIGLVTQRVYIFNDTIAKNVAYGREFDEDAVINALKMANAYEFVSKLEGGINTTLNEFGTNLSGGQRQRIAIARALYQNPQILIFDEATSALDNESEKEITKAINNLRSKKIIFVIAHRLSTVENADKIAVLSDGKIIDSGSDEELSKRNEIYARLKGKALV; the protein is encoded by the coding sequence ATGACTAACTTTGGCTTAAAAGATGTACTAAAACGCTTTGGTCCATATTTTAAAGACTACATTCCGCACTTCATCCTAGCCTTCATTGGCATGGGGCTTGCAAGTGGCGGAACAGCGGTCAGTGCATATCTAGTGGAGCCAGTACTTAATAAAATTTTTGTTGAAAAAAACGAAACATTGCTTTATATGCTGCCATGTGCGATCATTGCTATTTATCTGTTAAAAAATGTTGGAACTTTTATGCAGGCCTATTTTACCGCGTATATTGGTCAAGATACGATTAGAAGATTTCGTGAAAAGATGGTCGAAAATTTACTAAATTTGGACATGAAATTTTTTAATGATTTTAGAACAGGCGAGCTAATAAGCAGAACCACGAACGACATAGAGCGCATAAGATCTATTGTTTCAAGCATCATACCTGAGCTTATTAGGGAGCTTGTAACTATCATAGGTCTGCTTTGTGTAGTCATCTATCAAAGCCCTAAATTAGCCTTTTTTGCACTTGTTGTTATGCCATTAGCGATTTATCCGATCTCGCGCCTTGCTAAAAAGATGAAAAAAATCTCAAAAAAATCGCAAGAAAAGACATCTGATATCACCTCAGCCTTGAGTGAAATTTTTACAAATATCGAGATCATCAAGGCAAATAATGCCCAAAAATACGAGCACTCACGTTTCGTTGAAGAAAATAACAAATTTTTTAAGTTAAACCTTAAAACCGTAAAAATCGAGCAACTAGTAAGCCCACTAATGGAAACAATTGGCTCAATCGGCGTGGCAGCTGTCATCATAATAGGCGGCAAAGACGTCATCGATGGAAATATAAATATGGGTGCATTTTTCTCGTTTTTAACTGCGCTTTTCATGCTCTACACCCCGCTAAAACGTATCGTAAATATATACAATAAAATGCAAGATGCCATCGCAGCGAGCGAGAGGACCTTTTTCCTGATGGATAAGGTAAGCCAGATAAAAGATGGCCAAAAAGAGCTAAACGAAGAGATAAATTTGATCAAATTTAACGACGTCCGCCTAAGCTACGGCGACAAAGAGATCTTAAAAGGGATAAATTTAGAGGCAAATAAGTCAGAATTTATAGCCCTTGTTGGCTCAAGTGGTGGCGGAAAAAGCTCGCTTATGAATTTGCTTATGAGATTTTACGACGTAAATGGCGGAGAAATTTTAATAAACGACATAAATTTAAAAGATATCAAAATTCACTCACTTCGCCAAAATATCGGACTTGTCACCCAGCGCGTCTATATCTTTAATGACACGATCGCTAAAAACGTAGCTTACGGCAGGGAATTTGACGAAGATGCCGTTATAAACGCTTTAAAAATGGCAAATGCTTATGAGTTTGTGAGCAAACTAGAAGGCGGCATAAACACTACTTTAAACGAATTTGGCACAAACCTTTCAGGCGGTCAAAGACAACGTATCGCAATAGCAAGAGCACTTTATCAAAACCCACAAATTCTTATCTTTGACGAGGCCACTTCAGCACTTGATAACGAGAGCGAAAAAGAGATCACAAAGGCGATAAACAACCTCAGAAGCAAAAAGATCATCTTTGTCATCGCTCACCGCTTAAGTACTGTTGAAAATGCCGATAAGATCGCAGTTTTGAGCGATGGCAAGATCATTGATAGTGGAAGCGACGAGGAGCTTAGCAAGAGAAATGAAATTTATGCAAGACTTAAGGGCAAAGCCTTAGTTTAA
- a CDS encoding Mur ligase family protein has translation MSLFLNISTVFFIFALAFYVITCFQWFSYRPERVLFHFTKPAWHVFFFIVPLVLFYTTDKWFFIYFYFALLPALYLWHKKLDKKLVITGRIKHFFVIITCAIILNYALNFIIHNAFLAPMPLFVLVVSLFFSEILEKIKFQGFKNKALKKLGANKDLKIILITASYGKTSIKNFLFEILKDSFVCYKTPRSVNTMAGIIKDINENLSEQTQIYIAEAGARLKGDILEITKFLNPQIVIVGEIGAQHIEYFKTLDNIRSTKLEALQSTRLQMAFLHSSTKKEPSENIEIYDESLKDINANLDGISFTLDEKYYASPLLGKFNATNLAVCIKVAKYLKMSDEAVDRALSKMKNVEHRLSKIEAGGKLIIDDSFNGNFSGMSASYELVSTYAGRKVLLTPGIVESDAEQNTNLAKVINEIFDLVVITSSLNAEVLLKHIIKPKIIILKDKNKMQEILAQNTRVGDLILFSNDAPSFI, from the coding sequence ATGAGTCTGTTTTTAAACATAAGTACAGTCTTTTTTATTTTTGCACTTGCATTTTATGTGATAACTTGCTTTCAGTGGTTTTCATATAGGCCTGAGCGTGTACTTTTTCACTTTACAAAACCAGCATGGCATGTCTTTTTTTTCATTGTGCCTTTGGTTTTATTTTACACGACTGATAAGTGGTTTTTCATCTATTTTTACTTTGCGCTTTTGCCAGCTCTTTATCTTTGGCACAAAAAACTTGATAAAAAGTTAGTAATTACTGGCAGGATCAAGCACTTTTTTGTGATCATTACTTGCGCTATCATCCTAAACTACGCTTTAAATTTTATCATCCACAATGCGTTTTTGGCACCAATGCCACTTTTTGTCTTGGTTGTGAGCCTATTTTTTAGTGAAATTTTAGAAAAGATAAAATTTCAAGGATTTAAAAACAAGGCTCTTAAAAAACTGGGCGCAAATAAAGATCTAAAAATCATCTTGATCACAGCAAGCTACGGCAAAACGAGTATCAAAAATTTCTTATTTGAAATTTTAAAAGATAGCTTTGTCTGCTACAAAACACCTCGCAGCGTAAATACAATGGCTGGCATCATCAAAGATATCAATGAAAACTTAAGCGAGCAAACGCAAATTTACATCGCAGAAGCAGGCGCTAGGCTAAAGGGCGACATTTTAGAGATCACAAAATTTCTAAACCCACAAATCGTCATCGTAGGCGAGATCGGCGCGCAACACATTGAGTATTTTAAAACGCTTGATAATATCCGCTCTACCAAGCTTGAAGCACTTCAAAGCACTCGTTTGCAAATGGCATTTTTACATAGCTCGACAAAGAAAGAGCCAAGTGAAAATATAGAAATTTACGATGAAAGTCTAAAAGATATCAATGCAAATTTAGATGGAATTTCATTTACGCTTGATGAAAAATACTATGCTTCGCCGCTACTTGGCAAATTTAACGCTACAAATTTAGCCGTTTGCATCAAGGTGGCAAAATACCTAAAAATGAGCGATGAGGCGGTAGATAGAGCGCTATCTAAGATGAAAAACGTCGAGCACCGTCTAAGCAAGATCGAGGCTGGCGGCAAGCTGATAATTGATGATAGCTTTAATGGAAATTTTTCAGGTATGAGCGCAAGCTACGAGCTTGTAAGCACCTATGCTGGCAGAAAAGTGCTGCTAACACCAGGCATTGTCGAGAGTGATGCGGAGCAAAATACAAATTTAGCCAAGGTGATAAATGAAATTTTTGACCTTGTCGTCATCACAAGCTCGCTAAATGCCGAAGTTTTGCTAAAACACATCATAAAGCCAAAGATCATTATCTTAAAGGATAAGAACAAAATGCAAGAAATTCTAGCTCAAAATACGCGTGTTGGCGATCTTATACTATTTTCAAACGACGCACCGAGCTTTATATGA
- the ruvA gene encoding Holliday junction branch migration protein RuvA: protein MIKAIEGIVSKKDPAFVILKTNSGVSYGIFISLFCSAKLSKGEKVELAITQILREDANLLYGFLDANEQKMFEMLIKLNGIGANTAMAVCSSLSSQAFTNAIISGDADTFKSVPGIGPKTARRIIAELSDAKLISDESVPSYQNEALLALEALGFKREKIVKILPECKSENTSDLIKEALKKLG from the coding sequence ATGATAAAAGCGATCGAAGGTATCGTCAGCAAAAAAGATCCCGCATTTGTGATACTTAAGACAAATAGTGGCGTAAGCTATGGAATTTTTATCTCACTTTTTTGCTCAGCCAAGCTTAGCAAGGGCGAAAAAGTCGAGCTTGCCATAACGCAGATATTAAGAGAAGATGCAAATTTACTCTATGGCTTTTTGGATGCAAATGAGCAAAAGATGTTTGAGATGCTTATTAAATTAAATGGTATTGGAGCTAACACGGCTATGGCGGTTTGCTCAAGCCTTAGCTCGCAGGCATTTACAAATGCCATAATAAGTGGCGATGCAGATACTTTTAAAAGCGTGCCAGGCATCGGACCAAAGACTGCTAGACGCATTATAGCTGAGCTAAGTGACGCAAAACTAATAAGTGATGAGAGTGTGCCAAGCTATCAAAATGAGGCGCTTTTGGCACTTGAGGCGCTTGGCTTTAAACGTGAGAAGATAGTGAAAATTTTGCCTGAGTGTAAGAGTGAAAATACAAGTGATCTTATAAAAGAAGCATTAAAGAAATTAGGATAA
- the murJ gene encoding murein biosynthesis integral membrane protein MurJ yields the protein MFIKGFFSNSVGIMVSRILGLIRDLLTASILGAGIFSDLFFIAFKIPNLFRRIFGEGAFTQAFLPNFTNSKKKAIFQAEIFIKFLLFIGALTLLVNLFTPYFIKIIASGLSEQNITDAVPLVRINFYYLALVYIVTFMGALLQYKGHFATTAFSTALLNLTMIASLLLARGKSESVVALYLSFGVVAGGVLQVLVHLIAIKFNALNKIFWGGLRGYFKGKRAQSKGFFINFYHGLLGSSAMQISAFMDTWLASFLVSGSISYLFYANRIFQLPLAIFAIALSQALFPRITRLLKQKDEANALVWTKKSFYLLLCALLAATITGVVLSEFIIWLLFERGNFVRANTIECAKVLSAYLVGLTPFGLAKIFSLWLYANMKQKEAAKISIICLVINLILAVILMQKFGAAGLAFASSLGGFLQLILYVRAFGAKRFLAIIEPKFIATIALLAVLLYFGLTFLKDIFNANF from the coding sequence ATGTTTATAAAAGGTTTTTTTTCAAACTCAGTTGGCATTATGGTTTCAAGAATTCTTGGACTTATAAGAGACCTTTTAACAGCTTCTATCCTTGGAGCTGGCATATTTAGTGATCTTTTTTTTATCGCTTTTAAAATACCAAATTTATTTCGCCGTATCTTTGGAGAAGGTGCCTTTACACAGGCATTTTTGCCAAATTTTACAAATAGCAAGAAAAAAGCGATCTTTCAGGCTGAAATTTTCATCAAATTTCTACTTTTTATAGGCGCATTAACGCTTCTTGTAAATTTATTTACGCCCTACTTTATAAAGATCATCGCAAGCGGCTTAAGCGAGCAAAACATAACCGATGCAGTGCCGCTTGTGCGTATAAATTTTTACTACCTAGCTCTTGTTTATATCGTTACTTTTATGGGCGCGCTGCTTCAGTATAAAGGGCACTTTGCGACAACTGCGTTTTCTACTGCGCTACTAAATTTAACCATGATCGCTTCACTACTTTTGGCTCGTGGCAAGAGCGAGAGCGTGGTTGCACTTTATCTTAGCTTTGGCGTCGTTGCAGGTGGCGTTTTGCAAGTTTTGGTGCATCTAATCGCTATAAAATTTAACGCCTTAAATAAAATTTTCTGGGGCGGTTTAAGAGGATATTTTAAGGGCAAAAGAGCGCAGAGCAAAGGCTTTTTTATAAATTTTTATCACGGCTTACTTGGCTCAAGTGCTATGCAAATAAGCGCATTTATGGACACTTGGCTAGCTAGCTTTTTGGTAAGCGGCTCGATAAGCTATCTTTTTTATGCAAATAGAATTTTCCAGCTCCCGCTTGCCATCTTTGCTATAGCGCTCTCTCAGGCACTATTTCCAAGGATCACCAGGCTTCTAAAGCAAAAAGATGAGGCAAATGCCCTTGTTTGGACAAAAAAGAGCTTTTACCTACTACTTTGCGCCCTACTTGCAGCCACTATCACAGGCGTCGTGCTAAGTGAGTTTATCATCTGGTTATTGTTTGAGAGAGGGAATTTTGTAAGGGCAAATACCATTGAATGCGCCAAGGTGCTAAGTGCCTACTTAGTGGGGCTTACACCATTTGGCCTGGCTAAAATTTTCTCACTTTGGCTTTATGCAAATATGAAGCAAAAAGAGGCAGCCAAAATTTCCATCATCTGCCTTGTGATAAATTTGATCCTAGCAGTCATTTTGATGCAGAAATTTGGAGCAGCTGGCCTTGCATTTGCAAGCTCACTTGGGGGATTTTTACAACTTATTTTATACGTTAGAGCCTTTGGAGCTAAGCGATTTTTAGCTATAATCGAGCCTAAATTTATAGCCACTATCGCACTTTTAGCGGTTTTGCTCTATTTTGGTTTAACATTTTTAAAGGATATATTTAATGCGAATTTTTGA
- a CDS encoding alpha/beta fold hydrolase — translation MASRTVKYGSDEYEISYEVVNPKCKKIVLFLHGWGANKEIMKKAFGHYLNEFCHVYIDMPGFGKSSITDPLKTSDYAKIVENFCDELGIKPDIIVGHSFGGKVATLLKPPYLVLLSSAGIVVKKPFIVRAKIEIFKIFKLFGFGKFYKLFATKDVSGMSRVMYETLKNVVDEDFTKHFASFSGKALIFWGENDKATPITSGESIHKLIKNSSFFPLGGDHFFFLLHAKFISDEIEKGINLEQNEAKNVVLDDESGIEEIK, via the coding sequence ATGGCGAGTAGGACGGTAAAATACGGCTCAGACGAGTATGAGATCAGCTACGAAGTAGTAAATCCAAAATGCAAAAAAATAGTGCTTTTCTTGCACGGCTGGGGCGCAAACAAAGAGATAATGAAAAAGGCTTTTGGGCACTATCTAAACGAGTTTTGCCACGTTTATATCGACATGCCAGGCTTTGGTAAAAGCTCAATTACTGATCCTTTAAAAACAAGCGATTATGCAAAAATCGTTGAAAATTTCTGTGATGAGCTTGGCATAAAGCCAGATATCATCGTAGGTCATAGCTTTGGTGGTAAGGTTGCAACGCTTCTAAAGCCACCGTATCTTGTGCTTTTAAGCTCAGCTGGCATAGTTGTCAAAAAGCCATTTATCGTGCGAGCAAAGATAGAAATTTTTAAAATTTTTAAGCTTTTTGGCTTTGGTAAATTTTACAAACTCTTTGCCACAAAAGATGTGAGTGGTATGAGTAGGGTAATGTATGAAACCCTAAAAAACGTCGTTGATGAGGATTTTACAAAGCATTTTGCCAGCTTTAGTGGTAAGGCTTTGATATTCTGGGGCGAAAATGACAAAGCAACGCCCATAACAAGCGGAGAGAGTATACATAAGCTCATTAAAAATAGTTCATTTTTTCCACTTGGAGGTGATCACTTTTTCTTTTTACTTCACGCTAAATTTATAAGCGATGAGATAGAAAAAGGGATAAATTTAGAGCAAAATGAAGCTAAAAATGTCGTGCTTGACGATGAGAGCGGGATCGAGGAGATAAAATGA